The following nucleotide sequence is from Toxoplasma gondii ME49 chromosome IV, whole genome shotgun sequence.
GATGCCCTTCCTGCGACGGTAGACAACGTGCAGCAGCCGGACACACACACGGGAGAGAACTCGAGCAATCGTTGTCCTGCGGGTGTACTCGAAGAGGACGCTTCGGCCACCGATTGCTCTGCAAATGCTCGGCCAGATCCACGTGGTGCTGTAGAGCCAGACGATGTGGAAGActctgaagacgaggacAGCGACGATGAGTTCTCGGTTTCGAGGTTGCGAACAGTTCCGACTTACTTCAATTCTACGGAAGACTACGTTGACACGTTTTTCCCGCTGTTTATTCAAGAAGCGAAACAGTCCATCCACCGGGCAAAGAAGTTGGAAATGAGCAAAGCTGAACGCTTCATCCAGGTGAGTCTCTGGTGGGACCAGAAGGAAATGGCACCATGTGCATGTGCCAGCAGTGTCGCGTATGGTGCATCCTTGATATAACCGGCGACGATCTGTGTATTGTTTCAGAAAGGTTGTCATAGACATCTCTACTGCCGTAGTCGTAACTCCAGGCGAGGTACCcgcatcttcttcatcgtttTTTCCCCTGATACAGCGACAATGTTGGGTGCTTGCCACTTGCTTCAGATTGGCTGGTCTCGCGCTACCGCAGCCAGAGGTGCGTTCAGCCTTACCACACAAGTGTATGATTGTTCCGTTGGGCATGCGTCTTGGGCTTGCAATTTTGGTGCCTTGTGTCTGGCCATAGGTTAACGGTGAGCCTCAAGGAGACTTTATCTATCTCACCCTTGAGCGCGCGCAACTCCTAACTCCACACTCGAGTCACTACTGCCACAACGACCTCGTTTTGCTCTATCTTCCCGAGGATCAGAACCGCCAGGCGGATCTGCCCAGTGTGCCGACGCCGGCTGGAGCTACCGCGTTGGGAAGTTCTGGTCGGGGGGTGCACGAGGAATCGAAGGGCGACGCGTTTGCGCCGGACGTCTTTGGCTCAGCGGACACTTCGGTGATGAAGCCAGAAGACATAGAGTTGCAGCTGGAACAAGGCGGTGAAGGCGACGCGAGTCACGACCTCACAACTGTTCACAAGGTTCACGTGCTCGGCATTGTCCAGCAGTCGGTCCGCAGCACCCTGGTTGTCAAGATTTTGATGCCGGTTCTGTCGCAGCTCGAGGAAACGGGTGGAGCCTCATACGACTCCCAGGAAGAAGGGCCAGAGCAAGCGGACGGAACAGGGAATAAACTACTCGagcacgagaagaagagcaaaaaGAGCTGGAACGGCGACGGCATCGATGGTGATGTAGACGAGATCCACAGACGCAAGAAACTCGAGGCACTGCGACGTTCCAGAAAGCAAAAGCGACGGAAGgccagacgcgagagaatTCTGGCATTGACTGAAGCCTTGAACGATTGGCAAACGCCGTGGCGCGTTTGCAGAGTTATGGGCCTTACTACGCTCCATCGCGAGTTTCAGGTACATAATTACCGACAGCTGGGACGTCTGTATGTTGCCTACCAGGGCATACACAGTCACAACTAGGGTCATGTCAGTGGAGGCGAGTCGCCTCGGGGTTTCGAGAGTTCCCCGAAATAGCTGGAGCGGACGGACTCGCAGCTGTCAACTCTCACTTTAGTTGATGGTCTTTACCTTCGACAAATAGCCGACAAATAGAACGACCACGACGCTGGGAAGCAGTTACAACGCAATTTGCGTGCCCGGCGACAGCTCTGATGATTGAACCTACTCTCTTAGTAACTCCACTCCGTATCTCGATGGTCGCAGCGACTGCATGTGGCTGCGGGGTAGAAAAACGATTCTGGGGCTGGTTAGGTTGTTTTATGTTACCTAACTGTGAAATTGTGCGCACTGCATTGTTGTCAGTGGCCGGGGCTGTAGGTCTTTCGCCCGGATGCTGAGGGAAAAGACGTATCGCCAGCTTGCCTGCGGCTCAGTCACAGCGCATTTGTTTGTAGTGGGCCAGATTCATAAAGGAACCAGGCCTTCAGAATGGGAGTTTCATTGCCTTTTGCTGGTGATACACATATGCGCACAGGGCTTGATGTCGGTTCCCGATCTCCTTATCAAGAAGCAGATTTTGTGCCCGAGCCGAGGAGCTCTGGGGTCGTCGGCTACGCCGCTGAAGAATCCTATGCTGGAAGATTTGACCCCCCAAGACTCTTCCGAGTCACGTACCGGCGGCGCTACGTCTGGTGAAGAAGGTACAGGCAGCTCCCCTTCAACAATGGCGTCGACGGAAGACAAGGCAGAGCAGGTGGGGCGTCCCCAGAGCTCGAATCGGTCAcacggcgaggagaggagcagcACCGAAGTGGCAATGGAGAGACTCCGACTGCATTGCTTGCCTGTTTCACGTGGGGATTCTGAAGAGAGTTACTCTTGACGTCCGATCTGAGTTTGTGTGCCCTCcgagtttttttcttctACAAGAGGCAAGTGTGCCTACATCCAATTCGTTTTGCGGCTGTTCCTTTGCAGACGCCTGACGAAGCATTGACTCTGGCGACGTGCCAGCAGTTGTTTATTTCGTCAAAGCTGCGGGAGTCTCTTCACCAGCTGTACAACGCTAGCCAGCTGGATGCCCTCAATGACTGCTTGAAAATTCAAGGCGTCACGCTCATTCAAGGCCCCCCGGGGACAGGGAAGACCACAACCATCATGGCGGTTATTTCTGTCGTCTTGAATGCCCAGATGGAGAGCACCGACGGAAGCACAGTTCGGGTGAACGTTGTGGGTGATGCTTCGGGAACTGACGAAGGGCCGCCGAGCGCTGCCGTTGCGAACCCAGGCGATGGCAGGCTAGTCACCGCAGCGGTggacgagacagaacaggAAAAGGCTAAACGGCGGGAGACTGCAGAAGTAGAAATCAAGAAGAAACTTGCAGGCGCGCAGCCTTGGCTCTCCTTTGGTAGGTCCGGGTGCTTGCGATGTCGTGTGCGCTGTCCAGAAGGGGAGTTTCACGCGGAAAATGATCTACCTAGGCCGTGTGTCCGGCTCTTACAGGGGCACCTGTGTTCGTGCGGTCCCGTAGCCTTTGAGCGCAAGGCTTTCCTATGCAGTACCTGTCGctttcgtcgtttcttcagtgtggaCTAGAGGCGCAAGTGCCAACGGGGTTGGGCAACCGTGGGGTCCCGGTGTCGCTACGATTCAGTGTATTTCATTTTATCTCGTCTTTTACTGGTTGTATCAGAATCGGTTTACATATCTTCTACTTGCATGTAAGTGGTTCTGGCAACCCAGAAGGTAGTGGAACTGAGCTTAAAGTTGCCTTGTGCTGGCGTTTGCACAGCGAGGTAGGACTTCCTGAAAGCGTGTACCTGTCTTTTGCTGGAGTGACTGGGTGCCGTGTAAGCTCGCAACCAGCGATGCATGAATTGGTACCATCCTGCATATGAAAATGACTTCTTTCGACACGTTgttctttgtttaccggGTAAAAGTTCTATGTGTTTTCATGACCATCATGCTAAGTGACCAGATACGGGTTCGTCCATGAGGGACGCGATTGCCGCTTTCTGGATTTGCTTCTGCAGGGGAGTACGTTCCATGGATGGACGAGGTAGTTTGCATGACTGAAGACTTGGAAGGCAGCGACGCCCACTGGAGTGCCTCTGCCACAGCGAATGGGGTCAGCGATCCCCAACGTGTTTTCCTCGACAAAGGAAGAAATGCCCTGCTGCCCAAGTAAGCGAAAGGTCTCCGGTTTTCGCGCGCGGTGACACGCCAGAATCGGTTTTCTGCCGGTCGTGACTGGCTGGATGTCAGTCTGAAATTTTCACTTTGATAAATTTCCCTCTGTGTACAGGTTGCTGTCTGAGTCCTAATTTCGCGCGTGGATTGCTTTTTCCAGCAAGGCCGGTCAGAGGCGGCGTGTAGGATCGTCCATGAATCGGCAGTTTCGAACTGTATCTAGGTGAAACGGACCTTAGGTGCACACTTCGGTGCCGAGGCCTGATTTACTCTGTCGTGCATTTCTTTATTTTGCAGCCGGGTGCTCGTCTGTGCTCCTTCGAACGCTGCGATCGACGAAATTTTGAAGCGTCTCGTGGCGGAACCCAGCAAGGGCGGAGGCATTTTCGATTCACAAGGAAAACGCTACACTCCTTCAGTAAGGTTTTCTCATCCGGTCATGGATCGCTGCAGTTGTGCTACAGCTCCGCTTTTTTTACCAGTGCCTTATAATTCTATTCCCTTGCAGAAATTGTCTGGGTGTTTTCTGACGTAGAGGCAGAGGTTCACGGGCCGAGACTTCATCTGGGGGATTAGACATTCTTATATACATCTTTAGTCTGTATCAAGGGCCCCGTAGGTTTGATGTTGTCTCAGGTTCCTCGTATTTCTTATTTATGGTTGTGTGTAATCACACTCGCGCGACAAGTGCATCTGTGCGCTGTTGAATCATCTCGAGAAAAGCTCTCAGGCAGTGggggagaagccgaagcgTGACTCGAAAGAAATAAAGGATGGTGGCGAGAGCCCTGATGTTCACGTCAAGGTACTGTCTTGAAAGAACGGATATTCAGAGGCTTGTGCCACGTTACAGGATGCGCTGGAAAGGTGTTTATAACAGAGCAAACCGTTCTTCAACGGGTGTGGTTCGTTTCATGTATTTGGTGGTCCGTGCAGGTTGTTCGTGTCGGTCCGAACGTCCATCCAGACTTGGTTCACTACAGTCTGGAGTATAAGGCGAACCAGCTAATGAAGGCGAAAGGCGCGACGCATTTCTCTGCACTTGCTGTGAGGTTTCTTGACGTGTTTTTGTGTTTGAAACGGGTTCTTTGGGTCCACTAGGATACATAAAAGATTGCCTATCTCTGTACAGGTGAAGCACTTCAGCTACTACTCGGCAATCTCGTCGAGTTTTTCATTGCCATTCTGGACTGTCGACGGTTTCATCCACGCATTCTGAATACTATAGCACCAACCCATTTGTCATGCTTAGTAACCGTCGATGAATACACACGGGTGCTCGGAGGGACTTTTCTCAACAGTCCGGATGCACCAACGGTGTTTAGTTAATTCGTCCCTCCGTGTGATGAGAGAGCAGTGCCAGTCTCTGATGTCTCGGCCTATTGGGCCTGAAAGAGTGACATTTGCTCAATATTTATTATTTTAGGTGGAATGGCTCAATGGTAGAGCAGACGACTGAACATCCTTAAGTTATCAGTTCAATTACGTCTCTCCACGTTTAAACTAATCATTTCAATATCATGAAATTTAAAGCTCTATTATTTCAATTATAGAATCGTTTCGAATGTAAGTATATAAAATTCAAATTAAaagttttcctttttcacgTTAGTTCTCACGACTTTTTTAAAATTAAATATGAAATTATTTTTATATAATATCAGCAATTGCCACAGCTCCTATAGTACGAGCGCCCACATAGGACACGCTACACATCTTAAATGGTAACGCATTGATATACGTATCGTACAACCACTCAGCTACTTATTGAGAGACACTCTCGAGCCCAAAACCATTACTTTTTAATCTCGAACCCGAGGGCTGGCCCCATGTCTTCAGACTCAGCATTTCTTAGCCGAAATTTCTGTTATCCTGTCTAGTAGCG
It contains:
- a CDS encoding RNA-directed RNA polymerase (encoded by transcript TGME49_318620), with the translated sequence MGIETISAVSSVDGNTTAAATDGELGCPAPGSERSLKKTFHHRPQPFDRQTRYAHSKSGKVLHNANYLQRLRVVEGAGRTPSVEPFDKIILSFDFYQDIRDEKCRTKECSSLAASPGASVSSDGNATNSSAASHTPDSGVDHESGADKTSQSQALNSGQDALPATVDNVQQPDTHTGENSSNRCPAGVLEEDASATDCSANARPDPRGAVEPDDVEDSEDEDSDDEFSVSRLRTVPTYFNSTEDYVDTFFPLFIQEAKQSIHRAKKLEMSKAERFIQVNGEPQGDFIYLTLERAQLLTPHSSHYCHNDLVLLYLPEDQNRQADLPSVPTPAGATALGSSGRGVHEESKGDAFAPDVFGSADTSVMKPEDIELQLEQGGEGDASHDLTTVHKVHVLGIVQQSVRSTLVVKILMPVLSQLEETGGASYDSQEEGPEQADGTGNKLLEHEKKSKKSWNGDGIDGDVDEIHRRKKLEALRRSRKQKRRKARRERILALTEALNDWQTPWRVCRVMGLTTLHREFQGLMSVPDLLIKKQILCPSRGALGSSATPLKNPMLEDLTPQDSSESRTGGATSGEEGTGSSPSTMASTEDKAEQTPDEALTLATCQQLFISSKLRESLHQLYNASQLDALNDCLKIQGVTLIQGPPGTGKTTTIMAVISVVLNAQMESTDGSTVRVNVVGDASGTDEGPPSAAVANPGDGRLVTAAVDETEQEKAKRRETAEVEIKKKLAGAQPWLSFGEYVPWMDEVVCMTEDLEGSDAHWSASATANGVSDPQRVFLDKGRNALLPNRVLVCAPSNAAIDEILKRLVAEPSKGGGIFDSQGKRYTPSVVRVGPNVHPDLVHYSLEYKANQLMKAKGATHFSALAAIKAEILQESRIVCATLSVSGCRDIAAATEAFDTVVIDEASQGVEMSTLIPLRLGCRRLILVGDPRQLPATIFSRVAIQHRYDQSLFQRLEAAGHKVNMLSVQYRMHPCISKFASSTFYQNQLQDAENIVGLVRPPIPWYSIPIFKPLVFFAINTSHTEENTSLINVDEANFVCQLVDLLKRIFVALGRTDWEGKLAIISPYAQQVSLLRQRIKAQLRITDNKACPIDVNTVDGFQGQEKDLIIFSAVRAQYTNPTTAQTKLNTSIGFLADERRINVALTRGRTNLWIVGNGRFLMSNHHWRCLWKYTKELGTLISIEEKFMKTELLLAKWLLKFTNKHPPEKSMLDEQVPSFLPALEKDVKECAAARKARKVSTEDVAIVSPGKE